A stretch of Planctomycetota bacterium DNA encodes these proteins:
- the hemC gene encoding hydroxymethylbilane synthase, whose translation MPDQTVIRVGTRGSRLARVQTGWVVRRLEALGARVVTVPILTRGDEGNPQPPRLGSDGVFVRELESALRESRIDAAVHSLKDLPTADSAGLSLACIPPRALPWDVFVGRTARTLAALPAGAVVGTSSIRRVAQVRLVRPDLRILPVRGNVDTRLRLLDEGRYDALILAGAGLERLGLAARVDEVLTPGPVAIDSASSPAGEAATGFWPAIAQGALAVQIRTDDAALASFLAPLDDPLSRRAVTAERACLAALAGGCLAPIGAVARARADGGLSLTACVLEERDSAVSRIVETGFAPPAMDGAPLGLRIAERLRDRGADGMLARMRQRWEQSGQ comes from the coding sequence ATGCCTGATCAGACCGTCATCCGCGTCGGCACGAGGGGAAGCCGTCTGGCACGCGTCCAGACCGGCTGGGTCGTGCGCCGCCTCGAGGCGCTCGGGGCCCGGGTCGTGACCGTTCCGATCCTGACCCGCGGAGACGAGGGCAATCCGCAGCCACCGCGGCTGGGGAGCGACGGAGTCTTCGTGCGCGAGTTGGAGTCGGCACTCCGGGAAAGTCGGATCGACGCCGCCGTGCACAGCCTCAAGGATCTCCCCACGGCCGACTCGGCCGGTCTGTCGCTCGCATGCATCCCCCCCCGAGCGCTGCCCTGGGACGTGTTCGTCGGGCGCACGGCTCGGACCTTGGCGGCGCTCCCCGCCGGGGCGGTCGTGGGAACGTCGAGCATCCGCCGCGTGGCCCAGGTGCGGCTGGTGCGACCCGATCTCCGCATCCTCCCCGTGCGCGGCAACGTCGACACGCGTCTGCGGTTACTCGACGAGGGCCGGTACGACGCGTTGATCCTCGCCGGTGCCGGCCTCGAGCGCCTCGGTCTCGCCGCGCGGGTCGACGAGGTCCTCACGCCCGGTCCAGTGGCGATCGACAGCGCCTCGTCGCCGGCTGGCGAAGCCGCCACCGGCTTCTGGCCCGCCATCGCCCAGGGGGCGCTGGCAGTGCAGATCCGCACCGACGACGCGGCGCTCGCCAGCTTCCTGGCCCCGCTCGACGATCCCCTCAGCCGGCGGGCCGTGACGGCCGAGCGGGCCTGCCTGGCGGCCCTCGCCGGAGGGTGCCTCGCCCCGATCGGCGCCGTCGCTCGCGCCCGTGCCGACGGTGGTTTGTCGCTCACCGCATGTGTCCTCGAGGAACGCGACTCCGCGGTGTCACGGATCGTCGAGACCGGCTTCGCGCCCCCGGCCATGGATGGCGCGCCCCTGGGGCTCCGGATCGCCGAACGGCTCCGCGATCGCGGGGCCGACGGGATGCTCGCGCGGATGCGGCAGCGCTGGGAACAGAGCGGGCAGTGA
- the csrA gene encoding carbon storage regulator CsrA has product MLVLSRQRDESIMIGDNIVITVVDIRGDKVRLGINAPAEIPVHRQEVYEAIQMENLRASRLDPGEARGLRSASDSRPEQSGKPGDPPRR; this is encoded by the coding sequence ATGCTCGTGCTCTCCCGGCAACGCGACGAAAGCATCATGATCGGTGACAATATCGTCATCACGGTCGTGGACATCCGCGGAGACAAGGTGCGGTTGGGGATCAATGCCCCGGCCGAGATCCCGGTGCACCGCCAGGAGGTGTACGAGGCGATCCAGATGGAGAACCTCCGGGCCTCGCGGCTCGATCCGGGGGAGGCCCGGGGCCTGCGGTCGGCGTCCGATTCGCGCCCCGAACAGAGCGGGAAGCCCGGCGATCCGCCGCGGCGCTGA
- a CDS encoding thioredoxin family protein, giving the protein MARTASTMMPLGTPAAAFALPNVDGRVVTLDDAAGPRGTLVMFICNHCPFVKHVADQLASLGREAIGRGIGVVAISANDVSSHPADSPEQMVREAEERGYPFPYLYDETQQVAKAYRAACTPDFFLFDAERRLVYRGQLDDSRPGNGVPVDGGDLRAAIDALVGGRPVATEQKPSIGCNIKWKPGHEPDYFAA; this is encoded by the coding sequence ATGGCGAGAACGGCGAGCACGATGATGCCCCTGGGGACGCCGGCGGCGGCCTTCGCCCTGCCCAATGTCGACGGGCGGGTCGTCACGCTCGACGATGCCGCCGGTCCGCGCGGCACGCTGGTGATGTTCATCTGCAACCACTGCCCGTTCGTGAAGCACGTCGCCGACCAGCTTGCGAGCCTCGGTCGCGAGGCGATCGGCCGCGGCATCGGCGTGGTCGCGATCAGCGCCAACGACGTCTCCAGCCATCCCGCCGATTCGCCCGAGCAGATGGTCCGCGAGGCCGAGGAACGGGGGTATCCGTTTCCCTATCTCTACGACGAGACCCAGCAGGTGGCGAAAGCCTACCGGGCCGCCTGCACGCCCGATTTCTTCCTGTTCGATGCCGAGCGCCGGCTGGTGTACCGGGGCCAGCTCGACGACAGCCGCCCCGGCAATGGCGTGCCGGTCGACGGTGGCGACCTCCGCGCCGCGATCGACGCCCTCGTCGGCGGACGGCCGGTCGCCACGGAGCAGAAGCCGAGCATCGGCTGCAACATCAAGTGGAAGCCGGGGCACGAGCCCGACTACTTCGCCGCCTGA
- a CDS encoding NADH-quinone oxidoreductase subunit N, with amino-acid sequence MNLGVLLTDLVSDTLNVSLPAFRPEACLAVTVVLLLLCRMLPGARLLHSSWVAFGGVLFAAAYAWADLRSLPGSPWQPVSAGAFREELFGGLLVFDGFTAYVRLILTGFLVLYIPFTKLSGIPGREEETDFHVLLLGAVLGMCLMASANHLLMVFMAVEMASVPSYALAGFLKGRKAASEAALKYAVYGAGAAGIMLYGISLLGGVLGSLHLPTMATKLSALLAAGSPGGVTTALMLGGLMLAVGLAFKLSAVPFHFWCPDVFEGAAAEVGAFLSVASKAAAVALAIRLGCGLTAPSGSDATVLAGLADARSYAAHVIGLLAVLTCTLGNLGAYGQTNIKRMLAYSTIAHAGYLMIGVAAAIALGGAGMAGAAGAGVARDAVAAVAFYLGVYLFMNLAAFAIVAFLRNVLRSEEIAAYAGLIQSSPGIVVAMGIVLVSLIGLPPLAGFTAKFLVFASAAQAITLGAEKPLMIVLLAVGGLNTVFSLVYYMRVLALMIFSPPPADRVAEPLPLVSFPGALVTGLVAPVVVFGVFFAGLYACARFAGGFAS; translated from the coding sequence GTGAACCTCGGCGTCCTGCTGACGGATCTGGTCAGCGACACGCTCAACGTCTCGCTACCCGCGTTCCGCCCCGAGGCCTGCCTCGCGGTGACGGTCGTGCTGCTGCTCCTGTGCCGGATGCTTCCCGGGGCACGGCTCCTCCACTCGTCGTGGGTGGCGTTCGGCGGCGTGCTCTTCGCCGCTGCCTACGCCTGGGCCGATCTCCGTAGCCTGCCCGGATCGCCGTGGCAGCCGGTGTCGGCGGGGGCGTTTCGCGAGGAGCTGTTCGGCGGTTTGCTCGTGTTCGACGGCTTCACCGCCTACGTTCGCCTGATCCTCACCGGGTTCCTCGTCCTCTACATCCCGTTCACGAAGCTGTCGGGGATCCCTGGCCGTGAGGAGGAAACCGATTTCCACGTGCTCCTTCTCGGGGCCGTGCTCGGGATGTGCCTGATGGCCTCGGCCAACCACCTCCTGATGGTGTTCATGGCGGTGGAGATGGCAAGCGTGCCGTCGTATGCCCTCGCCGGCTTCCTCAAGGGGCGGAAGGCGGCGTCGGAGGCGGCGCTCAAATACGCCGTCTACGGCGCGGGTGCGGCCGGGATCATGCTCTACGGCATCAGCCTGTTGGGCGGTGTCCTCGGCTCGCTTCACCTGCCGACGATGGCGACGAAGCTGTCGGCGCTGCTCGCCGCCGGGAGCCCGGGAGGGGTGACGACGGCTCTGATGCTCGGCGGGCTGATGCTGGCCGTCGGGTTGGCGTTCAAGCTGTCGGCCGTGCCGTTCCATTTCTGGTGCCCCGACGTGTTCGAGGGTGCGGCTGCCGAGGTGGGCGCATTCCTCTCGGTGGCCAGCAAGGCTGCCGCCGTGGCCCTTGCCATCCGCTTGGGGTGCGGGCTGACCGCGCCGAGCGGGAGTGATGCCACGGTGCTGGCCGGGCTCGCCGACGCCCGGTCGTACGCCGCCCACGTGATCGGTCTGCTGGCGGTGCTCACCTGCACGCTCGGGAATCTCGGCGCGTACGGCCAGACGAACATCAAGCGGATGCTCGCCTATTCGACGATCGCCCACGCCGGCTATCTGATGATCGGCGTGGCCGCGGCGATTGCCTTGGGGGGTGCCGGGATGGCGGGAGCCGCCGGTGCGGGGGTCGCGCGGGACGCCGTGGCGGCGGTCGCCTTCTATCTCGGCGTCTACCTGTTCATGAATCTTGCCGCGTTCGCGATCGTCGCCTTCCTCCGCAACGTCCTGCGGAGCGAGGAGATCGCCGCCTACGCGGGGCTCATCCAGTCGAGTCCCGGCATCGTGGTGGCGATGGGGATCGTGCTGGTGAGCCTCATCGGCCTGCCTCCGCTGGCCGGGTTCACCGCCAAGTTCCTCGTCTTCGCCTCGGCTGCCCAGGCGATCACGCTCGGTGCCGAGAAGCCGCTGATGATCGTCCTCCTCGCCGTCGGCGGCCTCAACACGGTGTTCAGCCTCGTCTACTACATGCGCGTCCTGGCATTGATGATTTTCAGCCCGCCACCGGCCGACCGCGTCGCCGAGCCGCTCCCGCTGGTCTCGTTCCCCGGCGCTCTGGTGACCGGACTGGTGGCGCCGGTGGTGGTGTTCGGCGTATTTTTTGCCGGGCTCTACGCCTGCGCGAGGTTCGCCGGCGGGTTCGCCTCCTGA
- a CDS encoding ComF family protein, whose product MGQPLSATGTVEAGRTGLLAAGRRLAAVAADLLFPLRCAWCAVDLPAAESVVVPRLCAPCAAEFAHAATECPFAAPDRGAGTAGPGPTAGATDPRCLVLGPYAGPLREAVLRCKRPAGALVAQALGGLVAERHAERLRAWCPDVVVPVPMHWLRRLGRGTSATGDIARGLARAAGLPVVAALRRTRATVMQNRIPVADRQGNLADAIAVRRAVAGRRVLLVDDVMTTGATLRACHRALAAGGAAAVAGVVVARARASDA is encoded by the coding sequence ATGGGTCAACCGCTGTCGGCGACGGGGACGGTGGAAGCTGGGCGAACCGGCCTCCTCGCCGCGGGGCGGCGGCTCGCTGCCGTCGCCGCCGACCTGCTCTTTCCGCTGCGGTGTGCCTGGTGCGCCGTCGACCTGCCCGCGGCGGAGTCCGTCGTGGTGCCGCGGCTCTGCGCCCCCTGTGCGGCGGAGTTCGCGCATGCCGCGACGGAGTGTCCGTTCGCCGCGCCCGACCGTGGCGCCGGCACTGCCGGCCCGGGGCCGACCGCCGGCGCGACCGATCCGCGGTGTCTCGTCCTCGGGCCCTACGCAGGCCCGCTCCGCGAGGCGGTGCTGCGCTGCAAGCGCCCCGCCGGGGCCCTCGTGGCGCAGGCGCTCGGCGGCCTGGTCGCCGAGCGCCACGCGGAACGGCTGCGTGCGTGGTGCCCCGACGTCGTCGTTCCGGTGCCGATGCACTGGCTGCGCCGGTTGGGCCGGGGGACGAGCGCCACCGGTGACATCGCCCGCGGACTGGCGCGGGCGGCGGGGCTGCCGGTCGTCGCCGCCCTGCGGCGGACCCGCGCGACGGTGATGCAGAACCGCATCCCGGTCGCGGACCGGCAGGGCAATCTCGCCGACGCGATCGCCGTCCGCCGCGCCGTGGCGGGACGCCGCGTGCTCCTCGTCGACGACGTGATGACGACCGGGGCGACGCTGCGCGCGTGCCACCGCGCCCTCGCCGCCGGAGGAGCGGCAGCGGTGGCAGGCGTCGTCGTCGCCCGGGCCAGAGCCAGCGATGCCTGA
- a CDS encoding YjgP/YjgQ family permease, producing the protein MARVFLSSAARLHATTPRVPPMLIDRYVTRAQLHAFLIVFLSLAGLSFVVDAFTNLEEFIGHAASAGGLGRVLGQYYGCRLISFFDATSSIVALASAMFALSWLERHNELTALLAAGIDRWRIARPTLVFAAVVSLLAVVNRELVLPQIRTAISRNAQDLRGDRPQPFEARYDHDTEILFRGRTAQAGLARIEAPSLLLPPALAEHGVTLDAAEAVWLPHDDRHPAGYVLRGVTEPAGIDRLPAVALRGRDVVLTRTDHDWLAPGECFVVSAVTFEQLIGSTNWSQYSSTGELVRAIANPALGVSADVPLRVHARQVQPLLDMTLAVLGLPLVAGPSRRGIFVAVGLCVGLTVLFFLVVLGCHALATGYVVSPSVGAWLPVLILAPLAAWLSQPMWE; encoded by the coding sequence ATGGCCCGCGTCTTCCTATCGTCCGCCGCCCGGCTGCACGCCACCACCCCGCGGGTCCCACCGATGCTGATCGACCGGTACGTCACGCGGGCGCAGCTTCACGCCTTCCTGATCGTGTTTCTCAGTCTCGCAGGGCTGTCGTTCGTTGTCGATGCCTTCACCAACCTCGAGGAGTTCATCGGCCACGCTGCCTCCGCCGGGGGCCTCGGCCGCGTCCTCGGGCAGTACTACGGCTGTCGGCTGATCTCGTTTTTCGACGCGACGAGCAGCATCGTCGCCCTCGCCAGCGCGATGTTCGCCCTGTCGTGGCTCGAGCGCCACAACGAGCTGACCGCCCTGTTGGCGGCGGGAATCGACCGCTGGCGGATCGCCCGGCCGACGCTGGTCTTCGCCGCGGTCGTCAGCCTGCTGGCGGTTGTCAACCGTGAGCTCGTCCTGCCGCAGATCCGGACGGCGATCTCGCGCAACGCCCAGGACCTGCGCGGCGACCGTCCCCAACCGTTCGAAGCCCGCTACGACCACGACACCGAGATCCTGTTCCGTGGGCGGACGGCGCAGGCCGGCCTGGCGCGGATCGAGGCCCCGAGCCTGCTTTTGCCCCCGGCACTCGCCGAGCACGGTGTCACGCTCGATGCCGCGGAGGCGGTGTGGCTTCCGCACGACGACCGTCACCCCGCCGGGTACGTGCTCCGCGGCGTCACCGAGCCGGCCGGGATCGACCGGCTGCCGGCGGTCGCCCTCCGTGGCCGGGACGTTGTCCTGACCCGCACCGACCACGACTGGCTCGCGCCTGGCGAATGCTTCGTCGTCAGTGCCGTGACGTTCGAGCAGCTCATCGGCTCGACCAACTGGAGCCAGTACTCGTCGACGGGGGAACTTGTCCGGGCGATCGCCAACCCGGCGCTCGGGGTGAGCGCCGACGTACCCCTGCGCGTGCACGCCCGCCAGGTGCAGCCGCTGCTCGACATGACGCTCGCCGTCCTCGGGCTCCCCTTGGTGGCGGGCCCGTCCCGGCGGGGGATCTTCGTCGCCGTCGGCCTGTGCGTGGGGCTGACGGTGCTGTTCTTCCTCGTCGTGCTCGGCTGCCACGCCCTGGCGACCGGCTACGTCGTCTCACCGAGCGTCGGCGCCTGGCTGCCGGTGCTGATCCTCGCCCCGTTGGCCGCCTGGCTCTCACAACCGATGTGGGAGTGA
- a CDS encoding TatD family deoxyribonuclease yields MELFDSHCHLDPMRYGGDLADVLTRARGAGVSGMAVIGTRALDSEAAAALAAAEPGIVATAGLHPNDVHEADDAEWDRLVRLVASGRVAGVGETGLDWYRDTAPRDRQLDWFDRHLRLAQNHRLPVVVHTRDSLRDVLDAVRAALARGPLTAILHAYTGSVEEAAEAVELGCFLGFAGMVTFRSSGTLRAAAAALPADRLLVETDSPFLSPEPLRGRRNEPAHVVHTARCLAIARGVTLEEIAALTTANARRLFLHRSAA; encoded by the coding sequence ATGGAGCTTTTCGACAGCCACTGTCATCTCGACCCGATGCGGTACGGCGGGGATCTGGCGGACGTCCTCACGCGGGCCCGTGGCGCCGGCGTCTCGGGGATGGCGGTGATAGGCACCCGGGCCCTCGACAGCGAGGCGGCGGCTGCGCTCGCCGCGGCCGAGCCGGGGATCGTGGCCACTGCAGGACTGCATCCCAACGACGTCCACGAGGCCGACGACGCCGAGTGGGACCGTCTCGTCCGGCTGGTGGCCTCGGGGCGGGTGGCCGGGGTCGGGGAGACCGGGCTCGACTGGTATCGGGACACTGCTCCGCGCGACCGACAGCTGGATTGGTTCGACCGGCACCTGCGCCTCGCCCAGAACCACCGGCTTCCGGTCGTGGTCCACACCCGTGACAGCCTCCGCGACGTCCTCGATGCCGTGCGTGCCGCCCTGGCACGCGGGCCGCTGACCGCGATCCTCCATGCCTACACCGGTTCCGTGGAGGAAGCGGCCGAGGCGGTCGAGTTGGGGTGTTTTCTCGGCTTCGCCGGGATGGTCACCTTCCGGTCGTCCGGCACCCTCCGCGCCGCGGCTGCGGCGCTGCCGGCCGATCGTCTCCTCGTCGAGACCGACAGCCCGTTTCTGTCCCCCGAACCGCTCCGCGGCAGGCGGAACGAGCCGGCGCACGTCGTCCACACGGCGCGTTGCCTGGCGATCGCGCGGGGTGTGACGCTCGAGGAGATCGCCGCACTGACGACCGCCAACGCACGGCGGCTGTTCCTCCACCGCTCCGCCGCCTGA